A genomic window from Leptolyngbya sp. BL0902 includes:
- a CDS encoding DICT sensory domain-containing protein — MLEGSLLQRLVDGRTEPETTPLNYGVYYKNTLVALCHALEDCILTADSDPLVITAFQRGKWYLEEAERYAALADRSQQIVIMASPEAGFHDHPTSQRQNVALVDLADSDPVAQEWHLMILSPEYSAMVLCQELSEADYGKTGLPSNDLERKFYGFWTFDAALVCQTVELAIQHIGGYDPALQAQLSQQLDALRQQTPAQTCPDAVTVSRTVTQVVQYLQTSRDDLQSNLTFNWAEDLDHNLFSNELQAFLRMAQLVDLSDPINPLAGSEVVALLEMMGQLLDLPAWQIQRLRLAGMLHRIAPTAEVLALGHEAPSCPLVAEVQALRLMPRMRAIAAIITHQGERWDGQGYPAGLAGDSIPLESRLLGLVAEFQRQVALKGYDPSGQGHAPDPAQTMANITEVLGNFQQEAGQRWDPKLVEILSLLVMGLQQGMSLPTIPTKITLGAGLLNPELADPRTVFAATAQ; from the coding sequence ATGCTGGAGGGGTCATTACTGCAACGGTTGGTGGATGGGCGCACCGAACCGGAAACTACGCCCCTTAACTACGGCGTGTACTACAAAAATACCCTGGTGGCCCTCTGCCATGCCCTAGAGGACTGTATTCTCACCGCTGACTCCGATCCCCTGGTCATCACGGCCTTTCAGCGGGGCAAGTGGTACCTAGAAGAGGCGGAGCGCTACGCCGCCCTGGCCGACCGATCCCAGCAGATTGTCATCATGGCGTCTCCAGAGGCGGGCTTTCACGATCATCCCACCAGCCAGCGCCAGAATGTAGCCCTAGTCGATTTGGCCGATAGCGACCCGGTGGCCCAGGAATGGCACCTGATGATTCTCTCGCCGGAGTACAGCGCCATGGTGCTCTGCCAAGAACTATCCGAGGCTGACTATGGCAAAACCGGACTGCCCAGCAACGACCTAGAGCGCAAGTTCTACGGGTTTTGGACCTTTGATGCCGCCCTGGTTTGCCAAACGGTGGAACTGGCCATCCAGCATATCGGAGGCTATGATCCGGCCCTCCAGGCCCAGCTTTCACAACAGCTTGACGCCCTGCGCCAGCAGACCCCCGCCCAAACGTGCCCCGATGCCGTTACCGTGAGCCGCACCGTGACCCAGGTGGTGCAGTATCTGCAAACCAGCCGCGATGACTTGCAGAGTAATCTCACCTTTAACTGGGCCGAAGATCTCGATCACAACCTGTTTTCTAACGAGCTGCAAGCCTTTTTACGCATGGCCCAGCTCGTAGACCTGAGCGATCCCATCAACCCCCTGGCGGGCAGCGAAGTGGTGGCCCTGCTAGAGATGATGGGCCAACTGCTCGATCTACCCGCTTGGCAAATTCAGCGCCTGCGGCTGGCCGGAATGCTACACCGCATTGCCCCCACCGCCGAAGTTCTCGCCCTCGGCCACGAGGCCCCCAGTTGCCCCCTGGTGGCTGAGGTTCAAGCCCTGCGGCTGATGCCCCGAATGCGCGCCATTGCCGCCATCATCACCCACCAGGGCGAACGCTGGGACGGGCAGGGCTATCCCGCTGGCCTAGCGGGAGACAGCATCCCCCTAGAGTCGCGCCTGTTGGGTCTGGTGGCCGAGTTTCAGCGCCAGGTGGCCCTCAAGGGCTACGATCCATCCGGTCAGGGGCACGCACCAGACCCCGCTCAGACCATGGCTAACATCACAGAAGTCTTGGGGAACTTTCAGCAGGAAGCAGGGCAACGGTGGGATCCTAAACTCGTCGAAATTCTGAGCCTGTTGGTGATGGGGCTACAACAGGGCATGAGCCTGCCCACCATTCCCACTAAAATCACCCTAGGCGCTGGCTTACTCAACCCTGAGCTTGCCGATCCCAGGACGGTCTTTGCCGCCACTGCCCAGTAA
- a CDS encoding ABC transporter ATP-binding protein, translating to MSDALSLTAYDLWKEYNQMPVVQGVSFALHPGEIVGLLGPNGAGKTTTVGMLFGTVVPTRGFVQLGPWHIPAQAAQARAQMGIVTQDDNLDPDFTVFKNLTHFAHHYRITGAAAKQRAGELLDLVNLSDRATAQVDELSGGMKRRLVLARALLNRPQVIFLDEPTTGLDPDARQDFWRLVLHLKAQGCGILLTTHYMDEAQRLCDRLLLLQQGQVIDEGTPDDLILRVMGREIAEVEGIPGDTIKTLAEQVGVWSRPFGSGYLITLPDDDPETLWSQIEAHHPRRLLRRQANLEDVFLRLTGSLLE from the coding sequence ATGTCTGATGCCCTAAGCCTAACGGCCTACGACCTGTGGAAGGAATACAACCAGATGCCTGTGGTGCAGGGGGTGAGTTTTGCCCTGCATCCGGGAGAAATTGTGGGGTTGCTGGGGCCCAACGGGGCCGGAAAAACCACCACTGTGGGGATGCTGTTTGGCACGGTGGTACCCACACGGGGCTTTGTGCAGCTTGGCCCCTGGCACATTCCAGCCCAGGCGGCCCAGGCCCGCGCCCAGATGGGCATCGTCACCCAAGACGACAACCTCGACCCAGACTTTACGGTGTTCAAAAACCTCACCCACTTTGCCCACCACTACCGCATCACTGGGGCAGCGGCCAAGCAGCGAGCAGGGGAACTGCTGGACTTGGTGAACCTCTCCGACCGGGCCACGGCCCAGGTAGATGAGCTCTCTGGCGGCATGAAGCGGCGGCTGGTGTTAGCCCGCGCACTGCTAAATCGGCCCCAGGTGATCTTCTTAGACGAACCCACCACCGGGCTCGATCCCGATGCCCGTCAAGACTTTTGGCGGCTGGTGCTGCACCTCAAGGCCCAGGGCTGCGGCATTTTGTTGACCACCCACTATATGGACGAGGCCCAGCGGCTGTGTGATCGGCTGCTGCTGCTGCAACAGGGCCAGGTGATTGACGAAGGCACCCCCGACGACCTGATTTTACGGGTGATGGGCCGAGAAATTGCCGAGGTCGAAGGCATTCCGGGGGACACCATCAAAACCCTGGCAGAACAGGTTGGCGTTTGGTCTCGGCCCTTTGGCAGCGGCTACCTGATTACCCTGCCCGACGACGACCCCGAAACCCTCTGGAGCCAGATCGAAGCCCACCACCCCCGTCGCCTGCTGCGCCGACAGGCTAACTTAGAAGATGTGTTTTTGCGCCTCACCGGGAGCCTGCTGGAATGA
- a CDS encoding universal stress protein gives MFKRIIVAVDCESTMASPVVAEAQAIALAHSAHLNLVHVLSPLRLGYPDPAYMTLDGAFSTINLQSYELYRSTWEALTQQTQVKLNAWVEMSQGQGIDTTATQLAGEPGKALCLLAKDWSADLMVVGRRGMQGLGELLLGSVSSYVLHHAPCAVLVVQGQTIADAAA, from the coding sequence ATGTTCAAACGCATTATCGTTGCCGTAGACTGTGAATCCACCATGGCTAGCCCAGTGGTGGCCGAAGCCCAAGCCATCGCCCTAGCCCACTCAGCTCACCTGAACCTTGTACACGTCCTCTCTCCCCTGCGCCTGGGCTATCCCGATCCGGCCTATATGACCCTCGACGGAGCCTTCAGCACCATTAACCTCCAAAGCTATGAGCTGTACCGCTCGACCTGGGAAGCCCTGACACAGCAAACCCAGGTCAAACTCAATGCCTGGGTAGAGATGTCCCAAGGACAAGGCATTGACACCACCGCCACCCAACTGGCGGGAGAACCGGGCAAAGCCCTGTGCCTGCTGGCTAAAGACTGGTCAGCGGATTTAATGGTTGTAGGCCGACGGGGAATGCAGGGGCTTGGCGAACTTCTCCTCGGTAGCGTCAGCAGCTATGTTCTCCACCATGCCCCCTGCGCGGTGCTGGTAGTGCAAGGGCAGACCATCGCTGACGCTGCCGCCTAG
- a CDS encoding ABC transporter permease — protein sequence MKPIAGLKPVSVTPWGVYSVWWRHFQVYRSTWLVNCLPPISEPIVYLLAFGYGLTPLIGEVQHLGQPVPYPQFLAPGMIAIGVLFQSFFEGAYSSFIRLNFQKTWQALLTAPLSYTDVFLGDWFWAATKGTIAGFLTGLVAVIAQLYDLSSLLLSLPLIGLGSLLFGAFGLLVAGVVNKVDQVNVPIFLIVIPMFTLCGTYFPRDTLPPLLAKFAGLLPLASLVDLLRWPLGLPPWWPLSLLWLLGWMALMARLAALRIYSRLFS from the coding sequence ATGAAACCCATCGCCGGACTCAAGCCCGTCTCCGTCACCCCCTGGGGGGTCTATTCCGTTTGGTGGCGGCATTTCCAGGTCTACCGCAGTACGTGGCTGGTGAACTGCCTACCCCCCATTTCTGAACCCATCGTCTACCTGTTGGCCTTTGGCTACGGCCTCACGCCGCTGATTGGCGAGGTGCAGCACCTGGGTCAGCCCGTGCCCTATCCCCAGTTTCTCGCACCGGGGATGATTGCCATTGGCGTGCTGTTTCAGTCCTTTTTTGAGGGAGCCTACAGCAGTTTCATACGCCTCAATTTTCAGAAAACCTGGCAGGCGTTGCTGACCGCCCCCCTCAGCTACACGGACGTGTTTCTGGGCGACTGGTTTTGGGCCGCCACCAAGGGCACCATCGCCGGATTCCTCACTGGATTAGTGGCCGTCATCGCCCAGCTTTACGACCTCTCTAGTCTGCTGCTGTCCCTGCCGCTGATTGGGCTGGGGAGCCTTCTGTTTGGGGCCTTTGGCTTGCTGGTGGCGGGGGTGGTGAACAAGGTGGATCAGGTGAACGTTCCCATCTTTTTGATCGTGATTCCCATGTTTACCCTCTGCGGCACCTACTTCCCACGGGATACCCTGCCGCCCCTGCTGGCCAAGTTCGCTGGGCTGCTGCCCCTGGCTTCCCTGGTGGATTTGCTGCGCTGGCCCCTGGGGTTGCCGCCCTGGTGGCCCTTGTCGCTGCTGTGGCTGCTGGGCTGGATGGCCTTGATGGCCCGCCTGGCTGCCCTGCGGATCTACTCCCGTCTGTTCAGCTAG
- a CDS encoding YbaY family lipoprotein has protein sequence MMQTAVIRRLKPALGLGILSLGLALGLSNLGQSAQAQAEPEWHNCLTREVFTPAKQAWCNRWQTLQEGTFLVPSTGVQDSVYTTVTLTNGQYQVAGELMVALANEPGWIAFGDVNGDGKDDAAVILGVLPGDGTALATYVAAVMDIDGSAEALNPVLLGERIMLNGPMTIDNLRIQVPQLTQAEVINRAFVTDGGTLSELAQLPTPERVPGGVPDGTLVFSNTATYALRVFTQSGQPHVNLFNRQTGRLEVDAGRAIAVSSVSGTRYEYSGSETSPSVLVSVARDGSQTLEVNGTVQTDRSTVSGTVAYLPRIALPPNAVVEVQLVDVSRAGAPAIVLASQSTITGGRQVPIPFELVYNPDGIDPRMTYAVQARITVDGELQFISTRRFTVDLLGQTTSVEVVVDPIQR, from the coding sequence ATGATGCAAACTGCTGTGATCCGTCGTCTCAAGCCAGCCCTAGGGTTAGGAATTCTGAGCCTGGGGCTGGCCCTGGGGCTATCCAACCTGGGTCAATCGGCCCAAGCCCAAGCCGAGCCTGAATGGCACAACTGCCTCACCCGTGAAGTGTTTACTCCGGCTAAACAAGCCTGGTGTAATCGCTGGCAAACCCTTCAGGAGGGGACATTTCTGGTGCCGTCCACGGGGGTGCAGGACTCGGTGTACACCACGGTGACGCTGACCAATGGCCAGTACCAGGTGGCGGGTGAACTCATGGTTGCCCTGGCCAACGAACCGGGCTGGATAGCCTTTGGCGACGTGAATGGCGATGGGAAAGACGACGCAGCGGTGATCCTCGGCGTTCTGCCGGGGGATGGTACGGCCCTAGCCACCTACGTAGCGGCGGTGATGGACATTGACGGCAGTGCTGAGGCGCTGAATCCGGTGCTGTTGGGAGAACGGATCATGCTGAATGGCCCCATGACCATTGATAATCTGCGGATTCAGGTGCCCCAGCTCACCCAAGCCGAGGTGATTAACCGCGCCTTTGTGACCGATGGTGGCACCCTCAGCGAACTGGCCCAACTGCCTACCCCAGAGCGGGTTCCCGGCGGCGTTCCCGATGGCACCCTGGTGTTTAGCAACACGGCCACCTACGCCCTGCGCGTGTTCACGCAATCGGGCCAGCCCCATGTCAATCTGTTTAACCGCCAAACCGGGCGGCTGGAGGTAGACGCCGGACGGGCCATAGCCGTCTCCTCTGTTTCGGGCACCCGCTACGAGTACAGTGGATCTGAAACTAGTCCTTCAGTGCTGGTCAGCGTGGCCCGCGATGGATCTCAAACTTTGGAGGTCAATGGCACCGTGCAAACAGATCGATCCACCGTCAGCGGTACGGTGGCTTACCTGCCCCGCATTGCCCTACCGCCCAACGCTGTAGTGGAGGTGCAGTTGGTGGATGTCAGCCGCGCCGGAGCCCCGGCCATTGTACTAGCCAGCCAGAGCACGATCACGGGTGGGCGGCAGGTGCCCATTCCCTTCGAGTTGGTCTACAACCCCGATGGCATTGATCCCCGCATGACCTACGCAGTTCAAGCCCGGATTACGGTGGATGGGGAACTTCAGTTCATCAGCACTCGCCGCTTTACCGTAGACCTACTAGGACAGACAACCTCGGTGGAGGTAGTGGTCGATCCAATTCAGCGCTAG
- a CDS encoding pentapeptide repeat-containing protein — MAPATADSLDLTALKAGQLRHLPGVDLADEDLSGAMLAGVHWPGATLVGANLSRANLHQAHLEGANLMGASLAGADGRANLWGANLMQCDLSGADLRGANLRGANLMGARFGGGSLAGAFLSGCTLTGVNLQGVDLRGVDLRGANLSEVNLRGADLSGADLSGARLNNANLEEADLHQANLAGASLSGANLLCADLTQARLEGVITTGACLIGTVLSGRAKG, encoded by the coding sequence ATGGCCCCTGCGACCGCCGACTCTCTGGATCTAACCGCCCTCAAGGCTGGACAACTGCGCCACTTGCCGGGGGTTGATCTAGCCGATGAAGATTTATCTGGGGCGATGCTGGCCGGGGTACATTGGCCAGGGGCCACCCTCGTCGGAGCCAACCTCAGCCGTGCCAACCTGCACCAAGCCCACCTAGAGGGAGCCAATCTGATGGGCGCTAGCCTAGCAGGGGCCGACGGGCGGGCCAACCTTTGGGGGGCCAACCTGATGCAGTGCGACCTCAGCGGGGCCGATCTACGGGGGGCCAACCTGCGGGGGGCCAACCTGATGGGAGCGCGGTTTGGCGGGGGCAGTTTGGCGGGGGCCTTCCTGAGTGGCTGCACCCTAACCGGGGTGAACCTGCAAGGGGTAGATTTACGCGGTGTAGACCTGCGGGGAGCCAACCTTAGTGAGGTAAACCTGCGGGGAGCCGATCTGTCTGGGGCCGATCTCTCCGGGGCCAGACTAAACAATGCCAACCTAGAGGAAGCCGACCTGCACCAAGCCAACCTAGCCGGAGCATCCCTCTCTGGGGCCAACCTCCTCTGCGCCGACCTCACCCAGGCCCGGCTTGAGGGCGTGATCACCACTGGAGCCTGTCTGATCGGCACCGTCCTGAGCGGTAGGGCCAAGGGCTAA
- a CDS encoding universal stress protein yields the protein MGQYQRILAAIDQSALSERVFATALGLAQTQGAHLHLAHCFTLPIPTNLDFGDRYRASAKEFLAIAQEQLDTNLEHTRQWLASLETQAQEAGVAVSWDWRGGEVGPQLCEIAHHYQADLIVIGRRGRGRIQAALLGSVSNYVLHHAHCSVLVVQNSEEKS from the coding sequence ATGGGTCAGTACCAACGGATTTTGGCGGCTATCGATCAGTCGGCCCTGTCGGAGCGGGTGTTTGCCACAGCGCTAGGGCTGGCTCAGACCCAGGGCGCACACCTGCATCTGGCCCATTGTTTCACCCTGCCCATCCCTACCAATCTAGATTTTGGCGACCGCTACCGGGCCAGCGCCAAAGAATTTCTCGCCATTGCTCAGGAGCAGCTCGATACCAACCTAGAGCACACCCGCCAATGGCTAGCCAGCCTCGAAACCCAAGCCCAGGAAGCCGGGGTAGCTGTATCCTGGGACTGGCGCGGCGGCGAAGTAGGGCCACAGTTATGCGAGATTGCCCACCATTACCAAGCCGATTTGATTGTAATTGGTCGGCGGGGGCGGGGGCGGATTCAGGCGGCACTCCTGGGCAGCGTTAGCAACTATGTGCTGCACCATGCCCACTGTTCGGTACTGGTCGTGCAAAACAGTGAGGAGAAGTCATAG